Proteins co-encoded in one Coxiella burnetii genomic window:
- a CDS encoding efflux RND transporter permease subunit: MASSKFTDKFIIRPVLAIVVSLFIFILGLRAITEMEVRQYPKMNNTLITISTAYPGAPASLIEGFITTRLEKSIAGAEGIDYMTSTSTQGVSTINVFIKLNFDPNVAFTDIMSKVAQVQNDLPRESQLPVIQKLTGTQTALMYISFSSDQMSSEQISDYLNRVVQPKIETVFGVSQAEILGGQTFAMRVWLNTKRMAALNVTPTDVTQALINNNFQSAAGQTKGDFITLYIKAKTDIGDKQAFENLVIKEVNGTLIRIRDIGRVELGAEDYDSSVYMNGKSAIFVAVNTTPTANPLSVIANVKKILPDLEKEYPPSLHSKVVYDATEYIQASIYEVIRTIFEATLIVIVVIFLFLGSIRTVVIPVITIPLSLIGVCFLMWFLGYSLNLLTLLSMVLAIGLVVDDAIVVVENVYRHIEEGMDGFHAAIRGAREIAFPIISMTLTLAAVYAPIGFMTGLTGALFTEFAFTLAGAVIVSGIIALTLSPMMCSKFLNQNIGKQRYVQFIDRSFERLKQFYSRRLHGVLNHRFLMVLLAVAVLASCFIFYMNTTSELAPEEDQGALFVQAQAPQYANIDYVEAYSKQYEKYFKKLPSMANYFMINGFGTVNTVLAAMIMKPWDQRQQSQKQAQAILQPELNTVAGLQTVVFPLASLPGGGTGLPVQFVITSIAPFNKIYLATEQIVEEAKRSGLFIFVDSELKYNNPQLNVIIDRNKAGDLGVTMQSLSQILAYSLGGNYINRFAMMGQSYKVIPQLSRLFRLNPSNLEQIYVNTAGGQLIPLSTLVKMNITTQPNLLSHFQQLNSAQIDAVLAPGHTMGEALTYLEQTANKVLARDMSYDFGGQMRQFVQEGQALVVTFFLAIIIIYLVLAAQFESFRDPFVILISVPMSICGALIFLNLGLATINIYTQIGLVTLIGLISKHGILMVEFANKLQEEEGLSVREAIEKSAAIRLRPILMTTAAMVLGVVPLILATGAGAVSRFDIGLVIATGMLIGTMFTLFVVPTMYLLIAKKHQPLRKVDE; encoded by the coding sequence ATGGCAAGTTCGAAATTTACGGACAAATTTATAATTCGCCCGGTTCTCGCCATTGTTGTGAGCTTGTTTATTTTTATTTTGGGGTTGCGTGCGATTACCGAAATGGAAGTGCGCCAGTACCCTAAAATGAACAATACGTTAATTACCATTTCGACGGCTTACCCTGGCGCGCCTGCTTCTTTAATCGAAGGTTTTATTACAACGCGGCTTGAAAAATCCATCGCGGGCGCCGAAGGGATCGATTATATGACTTCCACCAGCACTCAAGGCGTTAGCACGATTAATGTTTTCATAAAATTGAATTTCGATCCTAATGTGGCTTTTACCGATATCATGAGTAAAGTCGCCCAAGTGCAAAATGATTTACCGCGAGAATCTCAGCTACCTGTCATTCAAAAACTTACCGGAACACAAACGGCGTTAATGTATATCAGCTTTAGTAGCGATCAGATGAGTTCTGAGCAGATTAGCGATTACCTAAATCGTGTTGTTCAACCTAAAATTGAAACCGTCTTTGGCGTTTCCCAAGCTGAAATTTTAGGTGGCCAAACGTTTGCTATGCGAGTTTGGCTGAATACCAAACGAATGGCTGCCTTAAATGTAACGCCGACCGACGTGACGCAAGCGTTGATTAATAATAATTTTCAATCCGCGGCGGGACAAACGAAAGGCGATTTTATTACGCTTTATATAAAAGCGAAAACGGACATTGGAGACAAACAAGCCTTTGAAAATTTGGTCATCAAAGAGGTTAATGGTACGTTGATTCGGATACGAGATATCGGCCGCGTTGAGCTTGGCGCTGAAGATTACGATTCAAGCGTTTATATGAATGGAAAAAGCGCTATATTTGTTGCCGTTAATACGACCCCCACGGCTAACCCCTTGAGCGTGATTGCTAACGTTAAAAAAATATTACCGGACCTTGAAAAGGAATATCCGCCTTCTTTGCATTCAAAAGTGGTTTATGACGCCACAGAATACATTCAGGCCTCGATTTACGAAGTTATTAGAACCATTTTTGAAGCGACCTTAATTGTTATTGTAGTTATTTTTCTTTTTTTGGGATCAATTCGTACTGTTGTCATTCCGGTTATTACGATTCCGCTCTCGCTTATTGGCGTTTGTTTTCTTATGTGGTTTTTAGGATATTCGCTGAATTTACTCACGCTTTTGTCGATGGTACTGGCTATTGGTTTAGTGGTGGATGACGCTATTGTCGTCGTGGAAAACGTTTATCGACATATTGAAGAGGGCATGGACGGCTTCCACGCAGCTATTCGAGGGGCTCGCGAAATTGCTTTTCCTATTATTTCAATGACCTTAACGCTGGCAGCGGTTTATGCACCCATCGGTTTTATGACCGGTTTAACCGGGGCTTTGTTCACCGAATTTGCTTTTACGCTAGCCGGTGCGGTTATCGTTTCAGGTATTATTGCGCTCACCTTATCACCGATGATGTGCTCAAAATTTTTAAACCAAAACATTGGAAAACAACGTTATGTGCAATTTATTGATCGTTCGTTTGAACGATTAAAACAATTTTATTCGCGCCGTTTGCACGGGGTTTTAAATCACCGTTTTCTGATGGTCTTATTGGCCGTTGCCGTATTGGCCAGTTGTTTTATTTTTTACATGAATACCACCTCAGAGTTGGCGCCTGAAGAAGATCAAGGCGCGCTCTTCGTGCAAGCGCAAGCCCCGCAATACGCTAACATCGATTACGTTGAAGCTTATAGCAAACAATACGAAAAATATTTTAAAAAACTACCGTCAATGGCCAATTATTTTATGATTAACGGATTTGGCACAGTAAACACCGTCTTGGCGGCGATGATAATGAAGCCGTGGGATCAACGACAACAATCGCAAAAACAAGCGCAAGCCATTTTACAGCCCGAACTTAATACCGTGGCGGGACTACAAACCGTCGTTTTTCCTTTAGCTTCGTTACCGGGCGGAGGCACCGGTTTACCCGTTCAATTTGTGATTACTTCGATCGCTCCTTTTAACAAAATTTATTTAGCAACGGAACAAATAGTGGAGGAGGCGAAAAGAAGCGGCTTGTTTATTTTTGTCGATAGCGAACTGAAATATAACAATCCGCAATTAAATGTAATTATCGATCGAAACAAAGCCGGGGATTTAGGCGTCACTATGCAGAGTTTAAGTCAAATATTGGCTTATTCACTCGGAGGTAATTACATTAATCGTTTTGCGATGATGGGACAAAGCTATAAAGTAATTCCTCAATTAAGCCGATTATTTCGCTTAAATCCCAGCAATTTAGAACAGATTTATGTGAATACAGCAGGCGGCCAATTAATTCCTTTGTCAACGCTCGTTAAAATGAATATTACGACGCAGCCGAATTTGCTTTCGCATTTTCAACAATTAAATTCGGCGCAAATCGATGCTGTTTTAGCTCCCGGGCACACCATGGGCGAAGCGTTAACTTATTTAGAACAAACCGCGAATAAAGTGCTTGCCCGAGACATGAGTTATGATTTTGGGGGACAAATGCGTCAATTCGTCCAGGAAGGGCAAGCATTAGTGGTGACGTTTTTTCTAGCCATTATTATTATTTATCTCGTATTGGCGGCGCAATTTGAAAGTTTCCGCGATCCTTTTGTGATATTAATCAGCGTGCCGATGTCTATTTGCGGTGCGTTAATTTTTTTAAATTTAGGATTGGCCACTATTAATATTTATACCCAGATTGGATTGGTGACGTTAATCGGATTAATTAGCAAGCACGGAATTTTAATGGTGGAATTTGCAAATAAATTGCAAGAAGAAGAGGGGCTCAGTGTTCGCGAAGCCATCGAAAAATCCGCAGCCATTCGTTTGCGTCCCATTTTGATGACGACAGCCGCGATGGTATTAGGCGTTGTCCCCTTAATTTTGGCTACAGGCGCCGG
- a CDS encoding efflux RND transporter periplasmic adaptor subunit, with the protein MAKSKGRLIGAIVVSSLIFILALVMAFDALRAYLIKKGVQEFVPPPVTISTTKALSESWQPVLTAVGSLSAIQGVNISPEVSGRVIAIRFTSGQLVKSGESLIQLDDSSDVQDLKNNQAALNLARVDFERKAALYKTGAIARSDYDQALAQLQQTEAQVNKSLVAISKKNIRAPFSGKIGIRQVNLGQYVNPGDALVSLQSLDPLYVNFSLPEQFLKDLSLNQKLSITVDSYPEEKFEGKITALDSLVTEATRNINVQGTIPNGDYRLYPGTFANVTVYLPEKKAVVTVPQTAVTYSLYGDTVFVVEPGKNKKGQAALVARQRLVEIGDMKNNKVVIKKGVKAGEEVVTSGQNKLHEGTTVKIDNSVVLKPANRETLTGS; encoded by the coding sequence ATGGCGAAATCTAAAGGCCGTTTGATCGGCGCGATTGTCGTTTCTTCATTAATTTTTATCCTGGCTCTTGTCATGGCTTTCGATGCTTTGCGCGCCTATCTTATCAAAAAAGGCGTGCAAGAATTCGTGCCTCCCCCTGTGACTATATCGACTACCAAAGCTCTCAGTGAAAGTTGGCAGCCCGTATTGACTGCGGTGGGTAGCTTGAGTGCGATCCAGGGCGTGAATATCAGCCCTGAAGTGAGCGGCCGGGTAATCGCTATTCGTTTTACCTCGGGCCAATTAGTCAAAAGCGGTGAATCGCTGATTCAACTCGACGATTCAAGCGACGTTCAAGATCTTAAAAATAATCAGGCGGCTCTGAATTTAGCGAGAGTGGATTTTGAACGCAAGGCTGCCTTATATAAAACAGGCGCAATCGCTAGAAGTGATTACGATCAAGCACTTGCGCAATTGCAGCAAACAGAAGCTCAAGTGAATAAGTCATTAGTCGCTATCAGCAAAAAGAATATTCGTGCTCCTTTTTCTGGAAAAATTGGCATTCGACAAGTTAATTTGGGTCAATACGTTAACCCTGGTGATGCGTTGGTTAGTTTGCAGTCTCTCGATCCTTTGTATGTAAATTTCTCATTGCCCGAACAGTTTTTAAAAGATCTCTCCTTGAATCAAAAACTTTCCATTACGGTGGATTCTTATCCTGAAGAAAAATTCGAGGGGAAAATCACAGCGCTTGATTCTTTGGTGACGGAAGCCACGCGCAATATTAACGTTCAAGGAACCATTCCTAACGGGGATTATCGACTTTACCCCGGCACATTCGCAAACGTTACCGTTTATCTGCCCGAGAAAAAAGCCGTGGTAACCGTGCCACAAACCGCGGTGACTTATTCTTTGTATGGTGATACGGTATTTGTGGTAGAGCCAGGTAAGAATAAAAAAGGGCAGGCGGCTTTAGTTGCGCGCCAACGCCTTGTTGAGATTGGCGATATGAAAAATAATAAAGTTGTTATAAAAAAAGGCGTTAAAGCGGGCGAAGAAGTCGTTACCTCTGGCCAAAATAAACTTCATGAGGGAACCACCGTTAAAATCGATAACAGTGTGGTATTAAAACCAGCAAACCGAGAAACATTGACGGGATCTTAA
- the fumC gene encoding class II fumarate hydratase — translation MRKESDSMGTIEVPSEKYYGAQSQRSLINFAIGRETMPPELIRAFGVLKKAAVLTNVELGKVSQEKANFILKACEELIAGKLNDHFPLKIWQTGSGTQTNMNVNEVISNRAIELAGGKLGSKEPVHPNDHVNMSQSSNDTFPTAMHITAAEMITHQLIPNLTVLRDTLEKKSKEFSEIIKIGRTHLQDAVPLTLGQEFSGYVAQLNHNLEAINDVLPTLYRLALGGTAVGTGLNTHPQFAKKAADHIAELTGIPFYSASNKFAALAANDEIVLVSGVLKTLACSLMKIANDIRWLASGPRCGIGEIVIPENEPGSSIMPGKVNPTQSEAMTMVCVQVIGNDTTITIAGSQGNFELNVYKPVMAYNLIQSIYLLSDACRSFNDHCAVGIKPNQEKINDYLNNSLMLVTALNQIIGYDKASEIAKKAYKEGTTLKEAALQLGYLTASEFDKAVDPKKMVAI, via the coding sequence ATGCGAAAAGAGTCCGACAGCATGGGTACGATTGAAGTGCCCAGTGAAAAGTATTATGGCGCGCAATCACAGCGCTCATTAATTAATTTTGCCATTGGGCGTGAAACGATGCCGCCTGAGCTCATTCGCGCTTTTGGCGTTTTGAAAAAAGCGGCTGTGCTCACCAATGTTGAATTGGGCAAGGTGTCTCAAGAAAAAGCTAACTTTATTCTTAAAGCCTGCGAAGAGCTGATCGCTGGAAAACTAAACGATCATTTTCCCTTGAAAATTTGGCAAACCGGCAGCGGCACGCAGACCAACATGAATGTGAACGAGGTTATCAGTAATCGCGCGATTGAGTTAGCTGGTGGAAAGTTAGGAAGCAAAGAACCGGTTCATCCGAACGATCACGTTAATATGTCGCAATCTTCAAATGATACTTTTCCAACGGCCATGCACATTACTGCTGCCGAAATGATAACGCATCAGCTTATTCCTAATCTCACTGTCTTACGCGATACCTTGGAAAAAAAATCCAAGGAATTTTCCGAAATCATTAAAATCGGTCGAACGCATTTGCAAGACGCTGTGCCATTAACGTTGGGTCAAGAATTTTCAGGTTATGTCGCTCAACTCAACCATAACTTGGAAGCCATTAATGATGTACTTCCAACGCTCTATCGTCTTGCGCTCGGCGGGACGGCGGTAGGCACGGGGCTAAATACCCACCCGCAATTTGCCAAAAAAGCGGCTGACCACATTGCCGAACTGACGGGAATACCCTTTTACTCGGCGTCTAATAAATTTGCCGCTCTGGCTGCCAACGACGAAATTGTTTTAGTCAGCGGCGTTCTCAAAACCCTTGCCTGTTCGTTGATGAAAATTGCAAACGATATTCGTTGGTTGGCTTCCGGCCCGCGTTGCGGCATCGGGGAAATTGTTATCCCAGAAAACGAGCCAGGTTCTTCGATTATGCCGGGTAAAGTAAATCCAACGCAATCCGAAGCGATGACGATGGTGTGTGTTCAGGTGATAGGAAACGATACGACCATTACCATCGCGGGATCGCAAGGGAATTTTGAATTGAATGTTTACAAGCCCGTGATGGCTTATAATTTAATTCAATCTATTTATTTATTGTCCGATGCTTGTCGCTCCTTTAATGATCATTGCGCCGTTGGCATCAAACCCAATCAAGAAAAAATTAATGACTATCTGAATAATTCTCTAATGCTGGTCACTGCATTAAACCAAATCATCGGTTACGACAAAGCCTCAGAAATTGCTAAAAAAGCTTACAAAGAAGGCACGACGCTTAAAGAAGCGGCTCTTCAATTAGGTTATTTAACCGCAAGCGAATTCGATAAAGCCGTAGACCCCAAAAAAATGGTCGCTATTTGA
- the budA gene encoding acetolactate decarboxylase, translating into MKKIIINAVLITLSLSITSLSISATHPSQNTIFQVATIGSLAQGVYDGDFTYGKLQKKGNFGLGTFLDLNGEMVAVDGHYYEIEANGKLRPVTTKQIAPFAEVTFFNPTIHKTIENAANYQQLGHQLSKFFLNKNIPYAIRIDGTFKTLRLRSLRKQQKPYPTLVQASEKQAIFNLNNVKGTVVGFWFPSYWGGIAVAGFHLHFVTADRTTGGHVLEIALNQGKVSLAPVHQLDIYLPETKSFAHANLSSEELHSAIKKAEGGSE; encoded by the coding sequence ATGAAAAAAATTATTATTAATGCGGTATTAATTACACTAAGTTTAAGCATTACCAGTTTATCCATCTCGGCTACTCACCCATCACAAAATACTATTTTTCAAGTAGCCACTATCGGCTCGCTCGCGCAAGGTGTTTACGATGGAGATTTTACCTACGGCAAATTGCAAAAAAAGGGCAATTTCGGTTTGGGAACTTTTCTGGATTTAAACGGCGAGATGGTCGCCGTGGACGGCCATTATTATGAAATTGAAGCCAACGGAAAACTTCGCCCCGTAACGACAAAACAAATTGCGCCCTTTGCTGAAGTCACTTTTTTTAATCCCACGATCCATAAAACTATCGAAAACGCCGCTAATTATCAACAATTAGGCCATCAATTATCTAAATTTTTTCTTAACAAAAATATTCCTTACGCCATTCGCATCGATGGAACTTTTAAAACACTGAGGCTAAGAAGCTTGCGCAAACAACAAAAGCCCTACCCTACTTTGGTCCAAGCTTCCGAAAAACAGGCTATTTTTAATCTCAACAATGTAAAAGGCACCGTCGTTGGTTTCTGGTTCCCCTCTTATTGGGGAGGCATTGCAGTAGCTGGGTTTCATTTACATTTTGTCACTGCCGATCGAACTACCGGCGGACACGTTTTAGAAATTGCCCTAAACCAAGGCAAAGTTAGCTTAGCGCCCGTTCATCAACTCGATATCTACCTCCCCGAAACAAAATCCTTCGCTCACGCCAATTTATCTTCGGAGGAATTGCATTCGGCAATTAAAAAAGCCGAAGGCGGGAGTGAGTAA
- a CDS encoding DUF762 family protein gives MTTTFFKLSPKIDYQDRVENPRFTNSQDEEQTLQEWTRGTTFNKPETANVFIASKSKEKTAILADPKRSNRDLPLPKENIDDSIKYVKNEFKKHGLVDKNISDYILKKGCLNGYVSLESEALRALLKVNPNNEENENDNINLNIRLGQSTYFVEGKTKVIYTQRFKIVIIGLDSNSKDIFPVEVKSTIVSKGDKIIHTCDKVTVEAEDAQKELFKSVFGMELHETIERKIKRILTALYSKLARIFNFFSPKKFFEPNTDEQSGKKRRLPGFKIK, from the coding sequence ATGACTACTACTTTTTTTAAGCTTTCACCAAAAATAGACTACCAAGATCGAGTCGAAAATCCACGCTTTACAAACTCTCAGGATGAAGAGCAAACCTTACAAGAATGGACACGTGGCACAACCTTTAATAAGCCTGAAACTGCTAACGTTTTTATCGCCTCTAAATCAAAAGAAAAGACGGCGATATTAGCCGATCCTAAAAGGTCGAACCGAGATTTACCTCTCCCCAAAGAAAATATTGATGACTCGATTAAATACGTGAAAAATGAGTTTAAGAAACATGGATTGGTAGATAAAAATATCTCGGATTATATATTGAAAAAAGGTTGCTTGAATGGCTACGTTTCATTGGAATCGGAAGCATTGCGTGCTCTTCTTAAGGTAAATCCCAATAACGAAGAGAATGAAAACGATAATATTAATTTAAACATTCGGCTAGGCCAATCCACCTATTTTGTAGAGGGAAAAACTAAAGTTATTTATACCCAAAGATTTAAAATAGTTATAATTGGACTTGATTCGAATAGTAAGGATATTTTTCCCGTCGAAGTTAAATCAACAATTGTTAGCAAAGGTGATAAGATAATCCACACTTGTGACAAGGTAACCGTGGAGGCAGAAGACGCACAAAAGGAGCTATTTAAATCTGTTTTTGGAATGGAACTTCATGAAACAATTGAGCGAAAAATAAAGCGGATTTTAACAGCGTTGTATTCAAAACTTGCGCGAATATTTAATTTTTTCAGCCCTAAAAAGTTTTTCGAGCCCAACACAGATGAACAGTCGGGAAAGAAACGGCGACTCCCTGGATTTAAAATTAAATGA
- the lepB gene encoding signal peptidase I: protein MIFDFLNILSLLTIFAGVVWLVDILWRRIKKIPIEKGTKPPLIIDYARSFFPILLIVLIIRSFLFQPYRVPTGSLEPTIMPGDMILVNQYDYGLRVPLWNKKIVDVGEPKRGQIALFRWPVNPAATFVKRVIGVPGDRISYQDKVFYINGKEMSQKFIKNTLEIGDDGKTWPAKEYEEDLNGVKHLIILRPDKPAQNFKDLIVPKGKYLMIGDNRDDSDDSRSWGFVPARNFIGRAILIWMSWDSQKDRVRWERIGDRL from the coding sequence ATGATTTTCGATTTTCTTAATATTTTATCGCTGTTAACGATTTTTGCCGGCGTTGTTTGGTTAGTGGATATTCTCTGGCGGCGGATTAAAAAAATCCCGATTGAAAAAGGCACTAAACCGCCGCTTATTATTGATTACGCCCGCTCCTTTTTCCCAATTTTATTGATTGTACTGATTATTCGCTCTTTTTTATTTCAGCCGTATCGAGTGCCGACAGGTTCATTGGAGCCAACGATCATGCCTGGCGACATGATTTTAGTGAATCAATACGATTATGGATTGCGAGTTCCATTATGGAATAAAAAAATCGTTGATGTTGGTGAGCCGAAAAGGGGTCAAATTGCTTTATTTCGTTGGCCCGTCAATCCGGCAGCTACATTTGTAAAGCGTGTTATTGGCGTACCCGGCGATCGAATCAGTTATCAGGATAAAGTTTTTTATATTAATGGGAAAGAGATGTCGCAAAAATTTATTAAGAATACACTGGAAATCGGCGACGACGGTAAAACCTGGCCGGCAAAAGAATATGAAGAAGATTTAAACGGTGTTAAACATTTAATTATTTTGCGGCCAGATAAACCCGCGCAAAATTTTAAAGATTTAATTGTTCCCAAAGGGAAATACCTGATGATAGGCGATAATCGTGACGATAGCGATGACAGCCGCTCATGGGGTTTCGTTCCCGCCCGCAATTTTATCGGTCGCGCAATTTTAATTTGGATGAGCTGGGATTCTCAAAAAGATCGCGTTCGCTGGGAACGTATCGGCGATCGCTTGTAA